TGACAAGTCAGACCAACCCACCAATGCAGTGTCCATCTTCTGCGGGTAAGTGAACTCCTCTTCAACCACTCGGCTCCCTCGCCTGCTGTGGATGCCCAGGACTctgtaaggcaaggtaaggtaaggtaaggtaaggtaaggtagggttaggttaggtaaaggaaaggaagggacgggaagggaatcaaagagaagagaagggaagggaaggtaagggaagggatttgaagggaagggaagagaaggtaaggtagggttaggttaggtaaaggaaaggaagggacgggaagggaatcaaagagaagagaagggaagggaaggtaagggaagggatttgaagggaagggaagagaaggtaaggtagggttaggttaggtaaaggaagggacaggaagggaatcaaagagaagagaagggaagggaaggttaggtaagggaagggatttgaagggaagggaagagaaggtaaggtagggttaggttaggtaaaggaaggaaagggacaggaagggaatcaaagagaagagaagggaagggaaggttaggtaagggaagggatttgaagggaagggaaggtgaggtaaggtagggttaggtttggtaaaggaagggaagggacgggaagggaatcaaagagaagagaagagaagggaagggaaggttaggtaagggaagggatttgaagggaagggaagagaaggtgaggtaaggtaaggtagggttaggtttggtaaaggaaggaaagggacgggaagggaatcaaagagaagagaagggaagggaaagttaggtaagggaagggatttgaagggaagggaagagaaggtgaggtaaggtaaggtagggttaggttaggtaaaggaagggaagggacaggaagggaatcaaagagaagacaagggaagggaagggaaggttaggtaagggaagggaagggatttgaaatgaagggatggaaagagaagggaagggaaggtgaggtaaggtaaggtagggttaggttaggtaaaggaagggaagggacgggaagggaatcaaagagaagagaaggaaagggaaggttaggtaagggaagagatttgaagggaaggggagggaaaggatgggaagagaagggaagggaaggtgaggtaaggttaggtaaggtaaggcaagggaagagatgggaaggcaagggaagagaatggaaaggtattgaagagaaggggagggatgggaagagaagggaaaggaagggaagagaagggaatggaaaggtgttgaagggaagagaagggaagggaaggtgaggtaagggaaggcaagggaaaggaagggaagggaggggaagggaagggaattgaagggaaaggagggtgaggtgagataagggaagggaagggaaggcaagggaagggaatggataggtattgaagggaagggaagggatgggaagagaaaggaaaggaaaggaaaggaaaggaagggaagggaagggaagggaaaagaagggaattgaagggaagggaagagaagggaattgaagggaaggtgaggtgaagtAAGGTTAAAgtaaggaaggttaggtaagggatgggatgggaagggaagggaagggaagggaagggaagggaagattgttTTTGGTAAGCTAAGgtcaggtagggtaaggtaaggtaaggtcatctctctctctctctctctctctctctctctctctctctctctctctctctctctctctctgtcaaacaTCAATAAATCTTCTCTATATCCAttttttcattgtgtgtgtgtgtgtgtgtgtgtgtgtgtgtgtgtgtgtgtgtgtgtgtgtgtgtgtttacctatttgtatctACCTATTTGCGGCGTCCAGGGCCTGATCTCAAGCTCAGTCAGTCCTGTCTACCAATCTGTGTTTGTCCAGCttttgctaagtccattccatgtatccacactcctgtatggaaaactgaacttctttaggtctttcaaacaagtcacTTTCCAcaatttcttgctgtgtcctcttagctgcctcctcctttccatctcgattaacccggtagcagcgacgggccaaatttgtggctttaccgtgtagcagcgacaggccaaatttgtggctttaccgtgtagcagcgacaggccaaatttgtggctttaccgtgtagcagcgacgggccaaatttgtggctttaccgtagtaacaaatttgtggctttaccgtgtagcagcgacaggccaaatttgtggctttaccgtgtagcagcgacaggccaaatttgtggctttacagtgtagcagcaacaggccaaatttgtggctttacagtgtagcagcgacgggccaaatttgtggctttaccgttgaGCAGCTACatgccaaatttgtggatttaccgtgaAGCatcgacaggccaaatttgttgttttaccgtgtagcagcgacaggccaaatttgtggctttaccgtgtagcagcgacgggccaaatttgtggctttaccatgtagcagcgacaggccaaatttgtggctttaccgtgtagcagcgacaggccaaatttgtggctttaccgtgtagcagcgacaggccaaatttgtggctttaccgtgtagcagcgacaggccaaatttgtggctttaccgtgtagcagcgacaggccaaatttgtggctttaccgtgtagcagcgacaggccaaatttgtggctttaccgtgtagcagcgatgggctaaatttgtgccatgatttaaaccccccaaaatagatgatacataaactgaccacaaatgcttcgatatatattatgaaatggtttgtgtgagtgatgatttttttctcatttttttctcgctaagagggacaattaagaaacatgatccccactgttTACGGGTTAAATCACTtctatccaacacttccattccactcGTAATCCTATACAATgctatcaggtgtgtgtgtgtgtgtgtgtgtgtttgtgtgctgacCGTAGTTCCTTGAGGCGTGTGTGGATCACTCTGCTGCTGTCGTCAGGGTGGAACATGAGGAAGTCTGGGTCCAGGTGATCGTTGCCGTCACACGACACACGGCCGTTATCCAGCACCTCCCCGCTGGTCATGTCCCGCACCTGGCACAGAGGCGTCAACAAAAATATTCTTAGTGcgatgttggaaaaaaaaaaacatagcagtGATGGAGAATATGAAAGAATAAGACATAGCAAGGCATTTTGGTGGGTGTGATTTGGTGATGGCAAGAAtattactttactttcctttacacacacacacacacacacacacacacacacaatggggaGTTACTACTACGAGAAGGAAgacacaccagcaacacacgaggacacagtaaaaaattgaggaaaggaagatgctcgagagacataaagaaatatagcttcccgcaaagacaCACAGAGGTTTGGAacggactaagtgaggatgtagtatcagcaaagagtgtgcataactttaaggaaaaactggataaGTACAgacatggagacgggaccacacgagcgtaagcccaggccctgtaaaattaaaactaggtaaatacacacacacacacacacacacacacacacatgcacagtctGAAAGATAAAAGCCTGAAGGATAAAAAATAGTACAGTTTCCCATACAGAAGTGTAGATGAGTGTAATGGTCTAAAGGAGGAGATTGTAAAGGCAGGAGTGTCCAGCAAATGAAGATCTTGGAAAACTAGAGACAAATAGACAAGACTATCCCACTTTAGCTCAGGCCCTGGAGatcacaaataggtaaacacacacacctccagcACAGTGTCCGAGACTGCCCTGATGTAGGTCCATGGGCAAGCGCCAAGGCCTAGTATGTCaaggtgggcgtgggtgtggaaGAGCAGGGGGGGCGCCACCCTGACCCTGTGTACCGGCTGGACCTCCAACGCCTCgtctaccttctcctccctcgccACACACCCCTGAAGGAATGATGATGTagcataaaagaaataaaatatgaagCTCCAATACTAACCTCAATGATCTCCACAGCACTGTAGATCAGATTatagcaagaagggaaggaaatattgaCCCATTTTTCTGCCTCTATCTTGCTATATGTGTTTCTTTAACTGACTCAAAACACTCAAACGAACCCCAAAAAATAGGAAATTGACGAAGAAAACAACGGAAACTGGAATTACGTGGCAAGAGGAAAGATATATTGACCCTTTCTGCTTTTGTCTCGCTCTctagaagtagtaataataataataataaaaataagaagtgaGGGTCCTATACTAACCTCAATGATCTCCTCAGCACTGTAGATCAGACTGTGACTCTTCTCCGTCATGACCAGCAAGAGGCCGTCGTGGATCTCGGCATTACGGAGCTTCCCGAACTCCTCCCGGTGCTCCTTGCCTGGCGAcgaagaaggagagtgaagaaaacagagacaattgaccccttgactgcggatttcctacagtcagacctcaccaagctacaggaatggaacaaaaagtggctgctacaattcaatgaagaaaaatgtagtcctgcaccttgggaggggatatccagcacaccaataccacatgggaaacattccactatccaccacaggggcagagaaagacctgggagtatgtgttaccaggctaccagtgaaggccaaatccgtgacaatcgcagcggacgggttaaaagacTGTTAAATTAGTTAGGCCGAGAACTCCTTGCCTGGGGACATAGAATTGGATAGTgtgaggaaaagagaggtaaAGTAAAGGACTGTTAAATTAGTAAGGAACTAAATTAGTGGAACCTGAAGAAGTGCTTAACTAATAACTAActaaaaataaggataaaaaaaaagtatattcccTTGACATCCACTCACTGGGGAAGACTCTACTCTCAATGCCAAACGTGAGGAACCTATAGAAGTGCTTAAGTCACAGGCAGGAGAAGGAAATACATGAGATAACTAACTAAAAAAATGGATTAAAAATGTATATTCCCTTGACATTCACTCACTGGGGAAGACTCCACTCTCAATGCCAAACGTGAGGAGCCTATAGAAGTGCTTAAGTCACAGGCAGGAGAAGGAAATACATGAAATAACTAactaaaaaaatggataaaatatgtatattCCCTTGAGACAAACTCACTTGGGAAGACTCCACTCTCAATGTCAAAGGTGGCGAGGTGCTTGAAGGGATGCATCTTGTACGTGTGGAACCTGTAGAAGTGCTCGGTGGTGTCTGGGTGGTGGAGGCGATGGGACTTGACCACCAGGATGTCCCCCACATAGTTGATGGCGAGGGAGCTGGTGGGTGAGGCGCCAAGGTTAATGCTGTTGTACACCTGACCCGTGTCCAGGTTGTGTCGGGTCAGCACACTGCCCTTCCTCAGCCCTATCAACACAGGCTGGTACTCTGGAACAAGACAAACacatgcagtagtagtagtagtagtagtagtagtagtagtagtagtagtacatagtagcAACAGTGTGGTCATCGAGTACTAAGTTGAATATAAGGAAATTAGAGAGGATTTGGAGGGCAGCAAAAAAGTGGGTTCCAGGACTAAGAGACTTAACATACAAAGAGAGATTGAGGCAGTTGAACTTACAAACACTgggacagaggagggagagaggagatctgactGCAGTGTATAGGGTGCTGAGTGGGATGGAAAAAGTGGACAAGGAAGATCTAACAACATGGGACACTAGTGATTCAGGAGgccatggaaggaagatgaaaaggaagcctGGAGAAGAGACATTAACCCCATGACTGAGgacttcctaccagaagacatcaccaagctacaggaatgggacaaaaagtggctgctacaattcaatgaagaaaaatgtaaagtcctgcaccttgggaggggatatccagcataccaaaaccacatgggaaacactccactatccaccacagaggcagaaaaagacctgagagtatgtgttaccaggctaccagagaaaGCCAGATCCCTGACAatcacagcagacgggttaaatacacacacacacacacacacacacacacacacacacacacacacacctctctggGGTATGGAGGACCGGTAAACAGGATCGGGAATCTCGTATATGTCCAGTTCCTTGAGGCGCGGGAAGATGCTGGTGGTGTACATGGTCATGAGCCGCCCGTCACCAAGGATCCTTTTCATCACATAATGAGGGGGTGCTggcaggggagagaagaggaggttcgTAAGCACATAAGGTCATAGTTATGCTGATGGTAAGATTTTTTTCCCCATATGCTTGACCCTTTATAAGCTTAAACACCCACATATGACAAggcaacaaaataaaaatatgctCAGAAGAATTAACTAACAAAATGATAACTATGGCATTGACAAACACAAGTGACAGCTAGCTAAGGACATGCTTGTGGCTGAGGGCTGAGCTAGACAAGGCTGGCTGGACGCTGTATCTCCCACCTCAAAAAAAAGAttcagaaaaataaacaaaataataaacatgGGCTGGCTGGCGGCTGTACCATTGGGCTGGTCAGCGACGGTCAACCACAGAAGGTCTCCACTCAGCTCCAGCAGGGAATTTTGCCTCGTCTGCAGGATCTTGACCCACTTCCTCCTGGGCCCAAAGGCTGTGTATCGGAAGGCCTGCATGCTGGTCCTGGTCccggaagaaaaaatatattcatgCCTATTCTGACCACTCCTGTCAGTGCTCATAACATATAACTAACTAACAAGGAGCATACGCAAGGAGGCACGTCACTTCACTCCACCCCAGACAGTCTACCCATATATAACCATCAGAATTTATTAGGTGCTACGTTAGTTTGCAATCTAACCGGATGTTTCTACTTCAGCGTGCAGCCTACCACCACATTTACAATTCAGCGTGCAGTCTACCACCATATTTACAATTCAGCGTGCAGTCTACCACCATATTTACAATTCAGCGTGCAGTCTACCACCATATTTACAATTCAGCGTGCAGTCTACCCCCTTACAGGAACCATATATTGCAGGATAATGAAACCCAAGCTGAATGGTGCTGATTAAAGGTTTTATTATTATATGACACCAATGAAAATCATCAAAACATGACTATAAAAATGCTAAATAGCATATCAAAGTTAAAAATACAGTATTCACGGGTATTTCCAGCACAAACAAGAACACCAGTTCTAAAATTTCACACAAATTCAGTTTGCAATTTaatttgttgttgatgttcgtaTGATGGAAAATGTGTTGCTTTCCTTCCCGAACAGACCACGAAGTTTGGCACCCTTTCAAGGACAGCCAAGTACAGGCCGGAATTCTCCACCTCTATCACACTTGTTCTTCTTGCATAACACTACCACATCGTTGATGGTGCTTGTGGTGTGTCCAGAAGATGGCTTTCTCATAGAATTGAAACTGCTGTTTCCTCCATGAAAATGACACATCTGTAGAAGTCTTTTGACAGCATTGCAGTAACTGTTAGCAGAATGAGTTGAGCTGATGCAATCAGTTTCAAGACACGGAGGATAATGGTGTGGGTGTTCACTGACTGTCCCTTTATATAGACCAGTCAGGAGCACTCAGGTAACATGAAGTAATGAACTGACAGTGGTCAGGTCATTAATCTGGTCAAGCTAAGGTCTCCGGAGACAGGTTAGGTCATTCAGGTGTCAGGTGAGGAGCACTCAGGTAACAATACAACATCAGATGAGGTCTCAGGAGACAGGTCAGACCGGTAGACTGCACGCTAAAGTAGCACCACACTTGTTGCATACCGGGGTAGACTGTTACAAATACTGCGGTAGACTACATACTAAAGTAGCACCATTTATTGATAGTGACCCAAGCAAGAGTAAAGTGTTATGCCCAGATTCATCATCACCATTGCATGGAATATTAGAATGTATTCGTAAAtaaggcaatgtgtgtgtgtttagtgggaATAATTAGAAGAACTTTTGTTTCATTGGATTCTGAAATATTTAAATCCTTGTTTAAGGCACTGGTAAGACCACACATTGAATACGCCAACCAAGTATGGAGTCCTTACTTGGTGAAAGACATTGAAATTGTGGAAAACGTTCAGCGAAGGGCTACTAGGATGGTGCCTGAACTCAAGGGACTTTCCTACGAAGAGAGACTGAGGAAGCTGAGACTGCCcacactggcatatagaagagCAAGGGGAGATCTAATTGAGGCCTATAAGATACTCACTGGGAAATATGATGATGCATGTACCAGAGGAATATTGAAACTTAGAGAAGAAAGCAGGAGTAGGGGAAATTCATTGAAACTGTTTAAGTCAAGATCACGGTTGGATGTAAGGAAGTATGCTTTCCCAAGTAGAGTAGTGAATAATTGGAATCAACTGCCTGAGTGGGTGGTGACGGCAACAACAGTGATTCAGTTTGAATCCAGACTCGATAAATTCTGGGCTAACCAAGATTTGAAATATAATTACAAGGCTCAAAtcgtccaccacacactgccacaaGTTGTTAACGTAGATCTGGAGTCACAGGCGTAAGCCTCTTCCAGGAGGTCTTCTGTAAGTATCTGTAAGTATCTGtaagtgtatgtgtgagtgtgtgtgtgtgtgtgtgtgtgtgtgtgtgtgtgctcaccaGGCAGGACAAGGCACTCCATATTCCCTGCGGAGTAATTCGTGCAGGGCggtccttctcattttcctcaggTATCTCATCTTGTTAGGACAAAGGTAGACTGGGCAGGCTGTCAAGGAAGGCTGGTACAGACTGTCAAGGGTAGGTCAATACAGGTTGTCAAGGTGGGCTGGTACAACTGTCAAGGGTAGGTCAGTACAGGCTGTCAAGGGTAGGTCGGTGCAGGTTGTCAAGGTGCTACAGGCTGTCGAGGGTAGATCAGTACAGGCTGTCAAGGGTAGGTCGGTGCAGGTTGTCAAGGTGCTACAGGCTGTCGAGGGTAGGTCAGTACAGGCTGTCAAGGGTAGGTCAGTACAGGCTGTCAAGGGTAGGTCAGTACAGGCTGTCAAGGGTAGGTCGGTGCAGGTTGTCAAGGTGCTACAGGCTGTCGAGGGTAGATCAGTACAGGCTGTCAAGGGTAGGTCGGTGCAGGTTGTCAAGGTGCTACAGGCTGTCAAGGGTAGATCAGTACAGGCTGTCAAGGGTAGGTCGGTGCAGGTTGTCAAGGTGCTACAGGCTGTCGAGGGTAGATCAGTACAGGCTGTCAAGGGTAGGTCGGTACAGGTTGTCAAGGGTAGGTCGGTGCAGGTTGTCAAGGGTAGATCAGTACAGGCTGTCAAGGGTAGATCAGTACAGGCTGTCAAGGGTAGGTCAGTACAGGCTGTCAAGGGTAGGTCAGTACAGGCTGTCAAGGGTAGGTCAGTACAGGCTGTCAAGGGTAGGTCGGTGCAGGTTGTCAAGGGTAGGTCGGTGCAGGTTGTCAAGGTGCTACAGGCTGTCGAGGGTAGATCAGTACAGGCTGTCGAGGGTAGATCAGTACAGGCTGTCAAGGGTAGGTCAGTACAGGCTGTCGAGGGTAGATCAGTACAGGCTGTCAAGGGTAGGTCGGTGCAGGTTGTCAAGGTGCTACAGGCTGTCAAGGGTAGATCAGTACAGGCTGTCAAGGGTAGGTCGGTACAGGCTGTCAAGGGTAGGTCGGTGCAGGTTGTCAAGGCGTGCTAACCCAAACAAGGGCTCGCATCTCGACAGCACGGCCCTTGACAGCCCTTTTCTGGTGTCTCCTGGCGTGGCCCTCCCTCCTGTGGCACTGTTATGGCGTCACTGTGCCTTGTATCACTGTATTTAAGTAGAAAATAATGGTGAAATAATGATGCTGGGGATGGGAGGCGGACAgcgtgcctcctcctcttcctcttcttctttttgacaAGCTTTTGGGTTaccatgttttgtttttgtttgcttattattctctcattttcttatttttttcccttttttatcttctttctaattaatatcttcttatcttctccctttcttcttatttccttccttcctttcttcttccttttatctcctccttcacatcttaattatcttcttccttttatctcctccttcacaTTCTTCATCATCTGTctcgtccttttcatctccctcattccttcttttctgtgtATACCTTTTCCATGTTTTGTTTCTCTATACACGACTTTATCATATcatttagtttcctttcctttgtgttttATTCAGGTTTAATTATTAATGGTTCACGGTGATGGTTTTGTGATGTTATAATGGCATATGTGAAGTCCTCTCAGcatctttttcatctcatttatctctttcttgattgatggagataaaggagatgagaggacGTCTTCCATTGTatctttagtttcatggtgctacctgattgattgattgatagtttattgttgcaggtaaacaacaagggagaagggaggaacatgccatctacacatgtattaatagttgtataatcacactctgtcctgcctgggggttgggatggcatgttcctatcaatcaatcaatcaatatgcCATAATAtaatcttcttcatctcctttaattcttcttcttcacgtTCTTCGTTATCATctgtctctttcatctcttcttttctctcctctctttattcatGTTTTGTTTAAGAGGAAAATTATTATAAGACTACGTAGCATTGTTGTTAGGTTGCCATGACAACGGGAGGCTGcatctgtgtgtgtctctgttgtGCTGTGTCGGTGTTGCGTAAGGGAAACTTCGGGAGGAGCAACACAGCCTAACTGGCCCCCTAAAACacctcagaagaagaagaacaaacagCATAGGCCTAAATTACACGGCCTATACATCCCGCCCTTGAagacgaaaacgaggaggaggaggaggaggagagagataaaagggtgTTGTGTGCGTGACCCCAAAgcactgaaggaaaaggagacga
This genomic interval from Eriocheir sinensis breed Jianghai 21 chromosome 41, ASM2467909v1, whole genome shotgun sequence contains the following:
- the LOC127009719 gene encoding uncharacterized protein LOC127009719 isoform X2; amino-acid sequence: MRYLRKMRRTALHELLRREYGVPCPAWTSMQAFRYTAFGPRRKWVKILQTRQNSLLELSGDLLWLTVADQPNAPPHYVMKRILGDGRLMTMYTTSIFPRLKELDIYEIPDPVYRSSIPQREYQPVLIGLRKGSVLTRHNLDTGQVYNSINLGASPTSSLAINYVGDILVVKSHRLHHPDTTEHFYRFHTYKMHPFKHLATFDIESGVFPSKEHREEFGKLRNAEIHDGLLLVMTEKSHSLIYSAEEIIEVRDMTSGEVLDNGRVSCDGNDHLDPDFLMFHPDDSSRVIHTRLKELRVLGIHSRRGSRVVEEEFTYPQKMDTALMKDEVRYSRSGRLIKTKYRLDHSLNRAVSFNVEADMRVLVILEAWRDGCDSTMLEKLVFYDSLSYELLHQMKVGVLVEGSIETNRLSVSIDRDTINIVSHKGTQHTVLAFRLKEDFSKEEEEEEKEEVSEREKVRKSSRRSGSVDARRKRSQEFESDGEWEGDESPGRRKATRKRRRRGRGGGGGGGGGGGGGRGGSRNRHKNTNKKRKRSMRESSVSESEDTDEWAP
- the LOC127009719 gene encoding DDB1- and CUL4-associated factor 17-like isoform X1, which translates into the protein MRYLRKMRRTALHELLRREYGVPCPAWTSMQAFRYTAFGPRRKWVKILQTRQNSLLELSGDLLWLTVADQPNAPPHYVMKRILGDGRLMTMYTTSIFPRLKELDIYEIPDPVYRSSIPQREYQPVLIGLRKGSVLTRHNLDTGQVYNSINLGASPTSSLAINYVGDILVVKSHRLHHPDTTEHFYRFHTYKMHPFKHLATFDIESGVFPSKEHREEFGKLRNAEIHDGLLLVMTEKSHSLIYSAEEIIEGCVAREEKVDEALEVQPVHRVRVAPPLLFHTHAHLDILGLGACPWTYIRAVSDTVLEVRDMTSGEVLDNGRVSCDGNDHLDPDFLMFHPDDSSRVIHTRLKELRVLGIHSRRGSRVVEEEFTYPQKMDTALMKDEVRYSRSGRLIKTKYRLDHSLNRAVSFNVEADMRVLVILEAWRDGCDSTMLEKLVFYDSLSYELLHQMKVGVLVEGSIETNRLSVSIDRDTINIVSHKGTQHTVLAFRLKEDFSKEEEEEEKEEVSEREKVRKSSRRSGSVDARRKRSQEFESDGEWEGDESPGRRKATRKRRRRGRGGGGGGGGGGGGGRGGSRNRHKNTNKKRKRSMRESSVSESEDTDEWAP